One stretch of Psilocybe cubensis strain MGC-MH-2018 chromosome 6, whole genome shotgun sequence DNA includes these proteins:
- a CDS encoding Protein VTS1 encodes MSLRPPSTSPSPSPGPHENGKVSARQSMGPSSRGTPTLAPASPRPGGQSSARPTSELLGSGGAMFQTPEAEALDAWFENLQNYEATLEEMAAASLDVNFKEELSAIEQWFKVLSEAERTAALYSLLQHSTQVQIRFFITVLQQMARSDPMTALLSPAMGGSMQSQMEAKLASIKSPGLKSGLPASPTARSFNASATSASAANTPGNRQSLALDGSGSNFLSPDSAAALSTPTTASNANAGTGNDAAAKLAQQREKLRASNAAHRISAPVLSSPGGLGVDGRASWGPSTLLSQVSEQLANTSLDGGNGGSGTASRPKSVEIIGTPARASAVGNASANNSNNNNTSNGNSTPGNSNEATAPAPATVANDSWASMVTTPLVPMFKKEPPKPSADTPTSNNNNGGKGEWHGNAAPGVPRMGDPTIYKRGAKNGAGAGAGGEVYDDNGNPVGARRGGWSNGRSPGLNSNNNNSGNSASNRFGGNNNDGGSDTGSNSMNGLGFNALGSPTMGMGVGVGMPGLGVGVGMQPMSPFNMNMLSMMNMSPEAQMLAAQMAASGFMGQGMGMNQGMGMGGMGGGMGVGGMGMGQPGWMGMSPMSAGIMSAGLGSAGVGGPGRGGMKGPSSARSTSGGGGGGLRSASSIGGRSSSGAHNHSSADGPSSATPKSEEDVDPALLNDVAAWLRSLRLHKYTPNFEGCRWQDMVVMDEGALEAKGVAALGARRKMLKTFEIVRRKMGMEGGGGAPPMSAGAGGA; translated from the exons ATGAGTCTTCGTCCGCCTTCTACCAGCCCGAGCCCCAGCCCCGGGCCCCACGAGAACGGCAAGGTCAGTGCCCGCCAATCCATGGGCCCCTCTTCTCGCGGCACACCCACCCTCGCACCCGCCTCGCCCCGCCCGGGCGGCCAGTCCAGCGCACGCCCAACCAGCGAGCTCCTGGGCTCCGGCGGCGCCATGTTCCAAACCCCCGAAG cCGAGGCGCTGGATGCGTGGTTTGAAAATCTTCAAAACTACGAAGCGACGCTCGAGGAAATGGCCGCCGCCTCCCTCGACGTCAACTTCAAAGAGGAACTCAGCGCCATCGAGCAAT GGTTCAAAGTCCTCTCCGAAGCAGAGCGCACAGCCGCTCTCTACAGTCTCCTCCAACACTCCACCCAGGTCCAAATCCGCTTCTTCATCACAGTCCTGCAGCAGATGGCCAGGTCAGACCCGATGACCGCCCTGCTCAGCCCCGCCATGGGTG GCTCGATGCAAAGCCAGATGGAGGCCAAGCTCGCGAGCATCAAGTCTCCGGGCCTCAAATCGGGCCTCCCTGCCTCGCCCACCGCGCGCTCTTTCAATGCGTCTGCTACGTCGGCCTCGGCGGCTAACACCCCAGGCAACCGCCAGTCCCTCGCGCTCGACGGAAGCGGCAGCAACTTCCTCTCCCCGGACTCGGCCGCCGCGCTGTCCACCCCAACCACCGcttccaacgccaacgcTGGGACGGGCAACGATGCTGCGGCAAAACTTGCACAGCAGCGCGAAAAGCTGCGCGCGAGCAACGCCGCGCATCGTATTTCGGCGCCTGTCCTCTCTTCGCCGGGTGGACTGGGCGTGGATGGCCGGGCATCGTGGGGGCCCTCGACGCTGCTCAGCCAGGTGTCCGAGCAGCTCGCCAACACGTCGCTTGACGGCGGTAATGGAGGCAGCGGGACGGCGTCCCGCCCCAAGAGCGTCGAGATTATCGGTACACCCGCGCGCGCGTCCGCTGTGGGTAATGCCTCTGCGAACAACAGCAATAACAACAATACTAGTAATGGTAATTCCACCCCGGGGAATAGTAATGAGGCGAcggcgcctgcgcctgcgacTGTTGCGAATGATAGTTGGGCGAGTATGGTGACGACGCCGCTTGTGCCGATGTTCAAGAAGGAGCCTCCGAAACCCAGCGCCGACACCCCCacatccaacaacaacaacggtGGCAAAGGAGAGTGGCATGGGAATGCGGCGCCTGGTGTGCCCCGTATGGGCGACCCGACGATATACAAGCGCGGGGCGAAGAATGGTGCGGGGGCGGGTGCTGGAGGGGAGGTGTATGATGATAATGGAAACCCTGTCGGTGCGCGCCGTGGGGGATGGAGCAACGGGCGGAGCCCGGGGCttaacagcaacaacaacaattcGGGAAATAGCGCGTCGAACAGGTTCGGCGGTAACAACAACGACGGTGGCTCGGACACTGGCTCTAATTCGATGAATGGGCTAGGGTTCAACGCGCTCGGGTCGCCTACGATGGGTATGGGCGTCGGTGTGGGGATGCCCGGGCtgggcgtgggcgtgggtATGCAGCCCATGTCGCCGTTTAATATGAACATGCTGAGCATGATGAATATGAGCCCCGAGGCGCAGATGCTCGCGGCGCAGATGGCTGCTAGTGGGTTTATGGGGcaggggatggggatgaatcaggggatggggatgggcgGGATGGGTGGGGGTATGGGTGTAGGGGGGATGGGAATGGGGCAGCCCGGGTGGATGGGCATGTCGCCTATGAGTGCGGGGATTATGAGTGCTGGACTTGGAAGTGCTGGTGTGGGCGGTCCAGGGCGCGGCGGGATGAAAGGGCCTTCTTCCGCGCGTTCCaccagcggcggcggcggcggcgggctTCGCTCAGCCTCATCCATCGGCGGGCGCTCCTCCTCCGGCGCACACAACCACTCCTCCGCGGACGGCCCATCCTCCGCGACCCCCAAATCCGAAGAAGACGTCGACCCCGCGCTGCTCAACGACGTCGCGGCGTGGCTGCGCTCGTTGCGGTTGCATAAATACACGCCGAATTTTGAGGGGTGTCGGTGGCAGGATATGGTGGTGATGGATGAGGGCGCGTTGGAGGCGAAGGGTGTTGCGGCGCTTGgggcgaggaggaagatgttgaagacTTTTGAGAttgtgaggaggaagatggggATGGAGGGGGGTGGGGGGGCGCCGCCGATgagtgcgggtgcggggGGTGCGTGA
- a CDS encoding Xylosidase/arabinosidase — MASLDIQPLVTHIYTADPSAHVFNGRIYVYPSHDIATDIEDNDNGDQYAMNDYHVLSLPSISGPVTDHGVVLSIKDVPWAAKQMWAPDAATKNGKYYFFFPARNHEGFFQIGVAVADEPHGPFVPEPEPIKGSYSIDPASFVDDDGQAYLYFGGIWGGQLQCWQKRTFDKDAYSQMEATEGPALCARVAKLSEDMKSFVGEDLPVEIYDPETKELLHSSDHDRRFFEAAWMHKHNGVYYFSYSTGDTHYLCYATGDSPLGPFTYRGRILEPVTGWTTHHSIVEFEGRTYLFHHDASLSGGKNHLRCVKVRELWYTEDGSLTAEEPKASA, encoded by the coding sequence ATGGCATCACTCGATATTCAGCCTCTGGTCACCCATATCTACACCGCCGATCCGTCAGCTCACGTTTTCAATGGTCGCATTTACGTCTACCCTTCCCACGATATCGCGACCGACATCGAGGACAACGACAATGGCGACCAATACGCCATGAACGACTACCACGTCCTCTCTCTCCCCAGCATCTCAGGGCCCGTCACCGACCACGGCGTCGTTCTCTCCATCAAGGATGTCCCATGGGCCGCGAAACAAATGTGGGCCCCTGACGCGGCAACCAAGAACGGCAAAtattatttcttcttccccgcACGCAATCACGAGGGCTTCTTCCAGATCGGCGTCGCGGTTGCGGACGAGCCCCACGGCCCCTTCGTCCCGGAGCCGGAGCCTATCAAGGGCAGCTACAGCATTGACCCGGCGAGCtttgtcgacgacgacggccaGGCGTATCTCTACTTTGGAGGTATCTGGGGCGGCCAGCTGCAGTGCTGGCAAAAGCGAACCTTCGATAAAGACGCGTATTCGCAGATGGAGGCGACGGAGGGACCGGCGCTTTGCGCGCGCGTGGCGAAGCTGAGCGAAGATATGAAGAGCTTTGTTGGCGAAGATTTGCCAGTGGAGATCTACGACCCTGAGACGAAGGAGTTGCTTCACTCATCGGACCATGACAGGAGGTTCTTTGAGGCTGCGTGGATGCACAAACACAACGGTGTTTATTACTTCAGCTACAGCACTGGCGATACGCATTACCTCTGCTACGCCACGGGCGACTCACCCCTTGGCCCTTTCACCTATCGCGGACGAATTCTGGAGCCTGTTACCGGATGGACGACTCACCACAGTATCGTGGAATTCGAGGGGCGGACGTACTTGTTCCATCACGATGCGAGCTTGAGTGGAGGCAAAAATCATTTGAGGTGTGTCAAGGTTCGCGAATTGTGGTACACTGAGGATGGAAGCTTGACGGCGGAGGAGCCTAAAGCGAGTGCGTGA
- a CDS encoding Aryl-alcohol dehydrogenase [NADP(+)]: MPTIFEPCAPPESALARYRLLSPTAGVHVSPLQLGGMSIGDKQWEELGMGSMDKTASFALLDKFFELGGNFIDTANVYQDGSSERIIGEWAEKRGIRDRLFIATKYTQNMHLRDKAMPTQKPLFVGNNAKSLRLSVARSLENLRTGYIDLLYVHIWDWETSVEEVMGSLHKLVMQDKVLYLGVSDTPAWVVSRANQYARDHALTPFSVYQGAWNLMDRAIEREIIPMTKAEGMALAPWNVLAAGKFRTDEEEKRREESGELGRRLFGDWKRTEQERRVCAALEKVAGELGTKSITAVAIAYLMQKTPYVFPIVGGRKVEHLIQNLEALEISLSDEQINYLESVVPFDPGFPMNFIGFGMHYIREFTATANFDKVPPVQPIRPSPKNAST; this comes from the exons ATGCCAACCATCTTCGAACCCTGCGCCCCGCCCGAATCCGCGCTCGCGCGCTACCGCCTCCTATCGCCCACCGCCGGCGTGCACGTCTCGCCGCTCCAGCTCGGCGGGATGAGTATCGGCGACAAGCAGTGGGAGGAGCTCGGGATGGGGTCCATGGACAAAACCGCGAGTTTTGCGCTCCTCGACAAGTTTTTCGAGCTCGGTGGGAATTTCATCGATACAGCCAACGTCTA CCAGGACGGCTCCTCCGAGCGCATCATCGGCGAATGGGCAGAGAAGCGCGGGATCCGCGACAGACTCTTCATCGCCACAAAGTACACACAGAACATGCACCTGCGGGACAAAGCGATGCCCACGCAGAAACCGCTCTTCGTCGGgaacaacgcgaaatcgctCCGGCTCTCCGTCGCTCGCTCGCTCGAGAATCTGCGCACGGGGTATATTGATTTATTGTATGTCCATATTTGGGACTGGGAAACGAGTGTGGAGGAGGTGATGGGGAGCTTGCATAAGTTGGTTATGCAGGATAAGGTGTTGTATTTG GGGGTGTCGGATACGCCTGCGTGGGTCGTATCCAGAGCCAACCAGTACGCGCGCGATCACGCGTTGACGCCGTTTTCCGTCTACCAAGGTGCATGGAACCTGATGGACAGAGCAATAGAACGAGAAATCATCCCGATGACTAAAGCAGAAG GAATGGCGCTGGCGCCTTGGAACGTCCTCGCCGCTGGGAAATTCCGCAcggacgaggaggagaagagaagagaggaAAGCGGGGAGCTGGGACGTCGGTTGTTTGGTGATTGGAAACGTACGGAGCAGGAACGACGCGTCTGTGCCGCGTTGGAGAAAGTCGCTGGGGAGCTAGGCACAAAATCTATCACTGCCG TGGCCATTGCGTATCTGATGCAGAAAACACCCTACGTGTTTCCAATTGTCGGCGGACGCAAAGTCGAGCATCTCATCCAAAACCTCGAGGCGCTGGAGATATCGCTTTCGGACGAGCAAATCAACTATCTCGAGAGCGTTGTCCCCTTCGACCCTGGGTTCCCTATGAATTTCATC GGCTTTGGTATGCACTATATTCGAGAGTTTACTGCCACTGCGAATTTCGACAAGGTGCCTCCGGTGCAGCCTATTCGACCATCTCCGAAGAACGCGTCGACTTAG
- a CDS encoding Oxidase ucsJ, with protein MTSQLKIFITGATGYVGGGVLARLLKHKDSETFSITALARSPEKAEKLKTLGVNVILGSYSDADLSFLTNEAARSDVVFAIADSDQLPATQAILKGLKIKFENSGKAPILIHTSGAALLSDDARGMTSDRTIYNDLDAEKINAFPETVFHRNVDIPIVEADKEGYIKSYIIIPGAIYGRPSPNPVVDLGIQNTVSLVQNFMIKPAIARKQGGYFGKGLNYWSYVSVDDTADLFLVLFDSIRRSPENPGHGTEGYYFATCFSLSGIELAGIISEVLFESGYGISKEPSPFTQEEILQIYGSGPLWTFLAANLDAESNRSRALGWNPKGTKAHFFADIREQIKALQADLVQ; from the exons ATGACATCTCAGCTCAAAATCTTCATTACTGGGGCGACTG GCTACGTCGGGGGTGGTGTCCTGGCTCGCCTCCTAAAGCACAAGGATAGTGAAACATTCTCGATAACTGCTCTCGCAAGATCTCCCGAGAAAGCGGAAAAGTTGAAGACCCTCGGAGTCAATGTCATCCTTGGCTCGTACTCTGACGCGGACTTGAGCTTCCTCACAAACGAGGCAGCTCGTTCTGACGTCGTATTTGCAATT GCCGACTCCGACCAGCTTCCAGCCACTCAAGCAATTTTGAAAGGACTAAAAATCAAGTTCGAGAACTCCGGAAAAGCTCCTATTTTGATACATACG TCCGGCGCAG CTCTGCTTTCTGATGACGCTCGAGGAATGACCTCAGATCGTACAATCTACAATGATCTGGACGCTGAAAAAATAAACGCCTTCCCAGAAACTGTTTTCCATAGGAACGTTGACATTCCTATTGTCGAAGCAGACAAAGAGGGTTATATCAAGTCTTATATTATTATCCCAG GTGCAATCTACGGTCGGCCATCTCCAAATCCAGTCGTGGACCTTGGAATCCAGAATACTGTATCCCTTGTACAGAACTTTATGATCAAGCCCGCCATTGCACGCAAACAAGGCGGGTATTTCGGAAAGGGTCTCAACTACTGGTCCTATGTATCTGTTGACGATA CCGCCGATTTATTTCTAGTTCTGTTTGATTCTATTCGCCGTTCACCTGAAAATCCCGGCCATGGAACTGAGGGTTACTATTTTGCAACCTGCTTCAGTTTGTCGGGGATAGAATTGGCGGGAATTATATCAGAAGTTTTATTTGAAAGTGGTTATGGCATAAGTAAAGAGCCATCCCCCTTTACACAAGAGGAAATTCTACAGATTTATGGA TCAGGGCCACTTTGGACATTCCTTGCTGCAAATCTCGATGCCGAATCTAATCGCTCTCGTGCACTTGGATGGAATCCGAAAGGCACGAAAGCTCACTTTTTCGCTGATATTAGAGAGCAGATCAAGGCTCTTCAAGCAGACTTAGTGCAGTAA
- a CDS encoding 3-oxoacyl-[acyl-carrier-protein] reductase FabG — protein sequence MAPKSNHSSRNGSPLRPAFAGTSSYTPDTMSVADELHPVIHAGRVALVTGAASGIGRAAAIEFAKLGLKVAIADISEDALTEVGKTLSAIVGEPNVLVVPTDVSKLDQVRALRDRVYEAWGEVAVLMNNAGIGLKGTSWEGLDNWHKIFEVNVFGVINVQHTFVPSMLHQENPAMVITTGSKQGITNPPGNAAYNASKAAVKSLTEGLAHELRERSGSNMTAHLFIPGWTFTSLTSPTPSNPSTKPAGAWTPEETVLYMLDKVRSTGDFYILVPDNETKREVDQLRIMWGAADVAEGRPALSRWDANWKALYEEYVREGLAQLE from the exons ATGGCTCCTAAATCCAACCACTCGAGTCGCAATGGCTCCCCGCTGCGCCCTGCATTTGCCGGGACCTCTTCGTACACGCCCGACACGATGTCCGTCGCTGATGAGCTGCACCCCGTCATCCACGCAGGCCGCGTCGCACTCGTCACCGGCGCTGCAAGCGGCATCGGTCGTGCAGCCGCCATCGAGTTTGCAAA ACTCGGCCTCAAAGTCGCCATCGCCGACATCTCCGAAGACGCACTCACAGAAGTCGGCAAAACTCTCTCCGCCATCGTCGGCGAGCCCAACGTCCTCGTCGTGCCCACCGACGTGTCCAAGCTCGACCAGGTCCGCGCGCTCAGAGACCGTGTCTACGAGGCATGGGGCgag GTCGCTGTCCTCATGAACAACGCCGGTATCGGGCTCAAAGGCACCTCCTGGGAAGGCCTCGACAACTGGCACAAGATCTTCGAAGTCAACGTCTTCGG TGTGATCAATGTTCAACACACCTTCGTCCCT AGCATGCTGCACCAGGAGAACCCCGCGATGGTGATCACGACGGGGTCAAAGCAGGGTATCACAAACCCTCC AGGCAACGCAGCATACAACGCGTCCAAAGCCGCCGTCAAAAGTCTCACCGAAGGCCTCGCGCACGAGCTGCGCGAGCGCTCGGGGTCGAATATGACTGCTCATTTGTTCAt CCCCGGCTGGACATTCACATCCCTAACCTCCCCAACCCCCTCCAACCCCTCCACCAAGCCCGCAGGCGCATGGACACCCGAAGAAACCGTCCTCTACATGCTCGACAAGGTCCGCAGCACAGGCGACTTCTACATCCTCGTGCCGGACAACGAGACGAAGCGCGAGGTGGACCAGTTAAGGATTATGTGGGGCGCGGCGGATGTGGCGGAGGGCAGGCCCGCGCTGAGTCGGTGGGATGCGAATTGGAAGGCGCTTTATGAGGAGTATGTGAGGGAGGGGTTGGCGCAGTTGGAGTAG
- a CDS encoding Oxidase ucsJ — MSNPLKIFITGATGHIGGTFLMTLLKHKDVSNFQITALVRSEERGEKLKSLGINVVKGSYTDEDLSVLTNEAAKSDIVFAICDADTLPPTQAILKGLKINFEASGKAPILIHTVETNLGIITDKSGGLASEHYVWSDYDTEKLNALPESVIHRNVDNAILEADKAGYVKTYFIIPSTVFGEPADKTLVDLGIQNTTSGVFKYFITPYLGRKQGGYFGKGLNQWNLISVQETADLYIALFDAIRANPDGPGHGTEGYYFGESNLFFYKDLAAAVSEALVEVGVGISTEPSPFTPEEVETLVHPVIAQMVGSNSHAKGDRSRALGWKPTSTKEDLFATIKKEVKALYVK, encoded by the exons ATGTCCAACCCACTGAAAATATTCATCACAGGGGCGACAG GGCACATTGGAGGAACCTTTCTTATGACATTGCTGAAGCATAAAGATGTCTCGAATTTCCAGATTACAGCCCTAGTACGGTCGGAAGAAAGGGGCGAGAAGTTGAAGAGCTTGGGCATCAATGTGGTCAAGGGCTCCTACACAGATGAAGATCTGAGCGTCCTTACAAATGAGGCAGCCAAATCAGATATTGTTTTTGCCATC TGCGATGCGGATACTTTGCCTCCTACGCAAGCGATCTTGAAGGGACTGAAGATCAATTTTGAGGCTTCAGGCAAAGCTCCAATCTTGATACATACC GTAGAAACCAATCTAGGAATTATCACAGACAAATCTGGCGGGCTCGCTTCCGAGCACTACGTGTGGAGCGATTATGATACCGAAAAACTTAACGCCCTCCCTGAGTCTGTTATCCATCGTAATGTCGATAATGCTATTCTCGAGGCGGACAAGGCAGGTTATGTGAAGACATATTTCATTATTCCTT CCACCGTGTTTGGAGAGCCAGCAGATAAAACTCTCGTAGACCTTGGAATTCAGAACACTACTTCTGGGGTGTTCAAGTACTTCATTACGCCTTATCTCGGGCGAAAGCAAGGCGGCTATTTTGGGAAAGGTCTCAACCAATGGAACCTGATCTCTGTGCAAGAAA CCGCCGATCTCTATATTGCACTTTTTGACGCTATTCGCGCTAATCCTGATGGTCCGGGGCACGGTACAGAAGGATACTATTTCGGCGAGAGCAATTTGTTCTTCTATAAAGACCTCGCGGCTGCCGTTTCGGAGGCTCTAGTTGAGGTTGGCGTGGGTATCAGCACGGAACCGAGTCCATTCACACCGGAGGAGGTAGAGACGCTGGTTCAC CCCGTCATTGCGCAAATGGTGGGATCAAACAGCCACGCGAAAGGTGACCGTTCTCGCGCCCTTGGGTGGAAACCTACAAGCACAAAGGAAGATCTTTTCGCCACCATCAAGAAAGAAGTCAAAGCACTCTACGTCAAATAG